Within the Pseudomonadota bacterium genome, the region GCGAGAGCTCGACGCCCTGCGTGAGGTGCGCGATCGCTCCGTGCCCACCTCCCCAGCCTTGGAGGCGCTCTGCGCGCGTCTGCGGGAGGTCAACGAAGCCCTGTGGGAGATCGAGGACGACATCCGAGCCAAGGAGCGCGAGCAGCGCTTCGACAGCGAATTCATTCACTTGGCGCGCAGCGTTTACCGCACCAACGATCAGCGGGCAGCCCTCAAGCGCGAACTCAATGAACTCACCGGATCGGCCCTGGTCGAAGAGAAGTCCTACGCAGACTACTGAGTCGCCTAAGAGATCCTTAACATCTCCTTGCAATCGCTGGTTTT harbors:
- a CDS encoding DUF6165 family protein — translated: MIQVPVSVGELLDKISILEIKHARIDDGAKRENVARELDALREVRDRSVPTSPALEALCARLREVNEALWEIEDDIRAKEREQRFDSEFIHLARSVYRTNDQRAALKRELNELTGSALVEEKSYADY